One window of Macrococcus sp. 19Msa1099 genomic DNA carries:
- the atpD gene encoding F0F1 ATP synthase subunit beta has translation MAVGHVIQVMGPVIDVRFEHGQLPALNNALTLDIERGEGNTTKLTLEVALHLGDDAVRTIAMSSTDGVQRGAQVTDTGAPISVPVGDATLGRVFNVLGEKIDLEPELDGTVRRDPIHRQAPKFEELSTKVEILETGIKVVDLLAPYIKGGKIGLFGGAGVGKTVLIQELINNIAQEHGGISVFAGVGERTREGNDLFHEMSDSGVIKKTAMVFGQMNEPPGARMRVALSGLTMAEYFRDEQGQDVLLFIDNIFRFTQAGSEVSALLGRMPSAVGYQPTLATEMGQLQERITSTNVGSVTSIQAVFVPADDYTDPAPATAFAHLDATTNLERKLTEMGIYPAVDPLASTSRALTPAVVGEEHYEVARQVQATLQKYRELQDIIAILGMDELSDEDKKTVSRARRIQFFLSQNFHVAEQFTGQKGSYVPVKQTVQDFKAILEGKYDHIPEDAFRLVGGIEAVLEQAKGMGVEV, from the coding sequence ATGGCAGTAGGTCACGTAATCCAAGTTATGGGTCCGGTTATTGACGTTCGCTTTGAACATGGTCAATTACCAGCGTTAAACAATGCCTTAACTTTAGATATCGAACGTGGAGAAGGTAACACTACAAAGTTAACATTAGAAGTTGCCCTTCATTTAGGTGATGATGCAGTACGTACAATCGCAATGAGCTCTACTGACGGTGTACAACGTGGAGCGCAAGTCACTGATACTGGCGCACCGATTTCTGTACCAGTTGGTGACGCAACATTAGGTCGCGTATTTAACGTATTAGGAGAAAAGATTGACTTAGAACCTGAATTAGATGGTACTGTACGTCGTGATCCAATTCATAGACAAGCACCTAAATTCGAAGAGTTATCAACGAAAGTTGAAATTTTGGAAACTGGTATTAAAGTAGTAGACTTATTAGCACCATATATCAAAGGTGGTAAAATCGGTCTATTCGGTGGTGCCGGTGTAGGTAAAACAGTATTAATTCAAGAATTAATCAACAACATCGCTCAGGAACACGGTGGTATTTCAGTATTCGCTGGAGTTGGTGAGAGAACACGTGAAGGGAACGACTTATTCCACGAAATGAGCGATTCAGGTGTTATTAAGAAAACAGCCATGGTATTCGGACAAATGAACGAGCCACCAGGTGCACGTATGCGTGTAGCATTATCTGGTTTAACAATGGCTGAATATTTCCGTGACGAACAAGGTCAGGACGTATTATTATTCATCGATAACATTTTCCGTTTTACGCAAGCAGGTTCAGAGGTATCTGCCCTTTTAGGACGTATGCCATCAGCCGTTGGATACCAACCAACACTTGCAACTGAAATGGGACAATTACAAGAGCGTATCACTTCAACAAACGTAGGATCAGTTACATCGATTCAAGCGGTATTCGTACCAGCCGATGACTATACTGACCCGGCGCCAGCGACTGCATTCGCTCACTTAGATGCAACAACGAACTTAGAACGTAAATTAACTGAGATGGGTATCTACCCAGCGGTTGACCCATTAGCGTCAACATCTCGTGCATTAACGCCTGCCGTTGTTGGTGAAGAGCATTACGAAGTTGCACGTCAAGTACAAGCAACATTACAGAAGTATCGTGAGCTACAAGATATCATTGCAATCTTAGGTATGGATGAATTATCTGACGAAGATAAAAAGACTGTTTCACGTGCACGTCGTATACAGTTCTTCTTATCACAAAACTTCCACGTTGCTGAACAGTTTACAGGTCAAAAAGGATCTTACGTACCAGTTAAACAAACGGTTCAGGACTTCAAAGCAATTCTAGAAGGTAAATATGACCATATTCCTGAAGATGCTTTCCGTTTAGTAGGTGGCATTGAAGCAGTTTTAGAGCAAGCTAAAGGCATGGGTGTAGAAGTATAA
- the atpG gene encoding ATP synthase F1 subunit gamma, translating to MASLRDIKGRINSTKKTSQITKAMHMVSNSKLRRAEENAKSFYPYMEKMQDAVTSIGGSNSDANHPMLQKRPVKKTGYLVITCDKGLAGPYNANILKSVTQKIQERHNNNPAEYGILVIGRVGYDFLRARDYNVEGQIIGLSDQPSFKSIKDITHTAVSRFETGEYDELYMHYSHFISVLEQEVHERKILPISKEEVSGESKLSNYEFEPDKDAILEVILPQYAESLIYGAILDGKASEHASRMTAMKNATDNAKELIDDLSLQYNRARQAAITQQITEIVGGAAALE from the coding sequence ATGGCTTCATTAAGAGACATAAAAGGCCGTATTAATTCGACTAAGAAAACAAGTCAAATCACTAAGGCAATGCACATGGTTTCAAACTCTAAATTACGTCGCGCTGAAGAGAATGCAAAAAGCTTCTATCCATATATGGAGAAGATGCAGGATGCAGTTACCTCTATTGGCGGAAGTAACTCAGATGCAAACCATCCAATGCTTCAAAAACGTCCGGTGAAAAAGACAGGTTACTTAGTCATAACTTGTGATAAAGGCCTTGCAGGTCCATACAATGCAAACATTTTAAAAAGTGTAACGCAAAAAATTCAGGAACGTCATAATAATAATCCAGCTGAATACGGCATATTAGTTATCGGCCGAGTAGGGTATGATTTCTTACGTGCTAGAGACTATAACGTTGAAGGCCAAATTATTGGATTATCAGATCAACCATCTTTCAAATCTATTAAAGATATTACTCACACAGCAGTATCTCGTTTTGAAACTGGAGAATATGACGAACTTTATATGCATTATAGTCATTTTATCAGCGTACTTGAGCAAGAAGTTCATGAACGTAAGATCTTACCAATATCTAAGGAAGAGGTTTCAGGAGAATCGAAACTCTCTAACTATGAATTTGAACCAGACAAAGATGCAATTTTAGAAGTCATTCTTCCACAATATGCAGAAAGTCTGATTTACGGTGCTATCTTAGACGGTAAAGCAAGTGAACATGCTTCACGTATGACTGCAATGAAGAATGCAACAGATAACGCAAAAGAACTAATCGATGATTTATCATTACAATATAACCGTGCGAGACAAGCCGCGATTACTCAGCAAATTACTGAAATTGTTGGTGGAGCAGCCGCATTAGAATAA
- the atpA gene encoding F0F1 ATP synthase subunit alpha yields MAIKAEEISALLKSQIENYESGMTVTDVGTVIQVGDGIALVHGLNNVMAGELVEFHNGVLGLAQNLEENNVGVVILGPFTDIKEGDEVKRTGRIMEVPVGEELIGRVVNPLGQPIDGRGPLNTTKTRPIESPATGVMDRKSVDEPLQTGIKAIDALVPIGRGQRELIIGDRQTGKTTVAIDTILNQKDEDMICVYVAIGQKESTVRTAVETLRAHGALDYTIVVSASASQPAPLLYISPYAGVAMAEEFMFNGKHVLIVYDDLTKQAAAYRELSLLLRRPPGREAYPGDVFYLHSRLLERAAKLNDSLGGGSITALPFVETQAGDISAYVPTNVISITDGQIFLQSDLFFSGVRPAINAGLSVSRVGGSAQIKAMKKVAGTLRLDLASYRELESFAQFGSDLDPATKAKLERGKRTVEVLKQDQNKPLTVDKQVTILYALTKGHLDDIPVQDITRFEDEFLGWVGSNAPHIYQEIRETKGLPADEVFVEAINAFKKIFNKSEV; encoded by the coding sequence ATGGCCATCAAAGCTGAAGAAATCAGTGCGTTACTTAAATCACAGATTGAAAATTACGAGTCTGGTATGACAGTAACGGATGTAGGTACAGTTATCCAGGTCGGTGACGGTATCGCATTAGTACATGGTTTAAACAACGTTATGGCTGGAGAACTTGTTGAGTTCCATAACGGTGTATTAGGTCTTGCACAAAATTTAGAAGAGAACAACGTAGGGGTCGTAATTTTAGGACCTTTCACAGATATTAAAGAAGGCGACGAAGTTAAACGTACAGGTCGTATCATGGAAGTACCTGTAGGTGAAGAATTAATCGGTCGCGTTGTAAACCCATTAGGTCAACCAATCGATGGTCGCGGACCACTTAACACAACAAAAACACGTCCAATTGAATCACCAGCAACTGGTGTAATGGATCGTAAATCAGTAGATGAACCTTTACAAACAGGTATTAAAGCGATTGATGCATTAGTACCAATCGGTCGTGGTCAACGTGAGTTAATTATCGGTGACCGTCAAACAGGTAAAACTACAGTAGCAATCGATACAATCCTTAACCAAAAGGACGAAGATATGATCTGTGTGTACGTTGCAATTGGTCAAAAAGAATCTACAGTACGTACTGCTGTTGAAACATTACGTGCACATGGTGCATTAGATTATACAATCGTTGTATCTGCATCTGCATCACAACCAGCACCATTATTATACATCTCACCATATGCGGGTGTAGCAATGGCTGAAGAATTTATGTTTAACGGTAAACACGTATTAATCGTATATGATGATTTAACGAAACAAGCAGCAGCTTACCGTGAATTATCTTTATTATTACGTCGTCCGCCAGGTCGTGAAGCATATCCAGGGGATGTATTCTACTTACATAGCCGTCTGTTAGAGCGTGCTGCGAAATTAAACGATAGTTTAGGTGGCGGTTCTATTACTGCATTACCATTCGTTGAAACACAAGCAGGGGATATCTCAGCCTACGTACCAACAAACGTAATCTCAATCACTGACGGACAAATCTTCTTACAATCAGATTTATTCTTCTCAGGTGTTCGTCCTGCAATCAATGCTGGACTTTCAGTTTCACGTGTTGGTGGATCAGCACAAATTAAAGCGATGAAGAAAGTAGCGGGGACACTACGTCTTGACTTAGCTTCTTACCGTGAACTAGAGTCATTCGCACAATTTGGTTCTGACTTAGACCCAGCAACGAAAGCGAAATTAGAACGTGGTAAACGTACGGTTGAAGTTTTAAAACAAGACCAGAACAAACCATTAACAGTAGATAAGCAAGTTACGATTCTGTATGCATTAACTAAAGGTCACTTAGATGATATTCCGGTTCAGGATATTACACGCTTTGAAGATGAATTCCTAGGCTGGGTGGGTTCAAACGCACCACATATTTACCAGGAAATTCGCGAAACGAAAGGCTTACCGGCTGATGAAGTATTCGTAGAGGCAATTAATGCATTCAAGAAAATCTTCAACAAGTCTGAAGTATAG
- the atpH gene encoding ATP synthase F1 subunit delta has translation MAIVQDKYAQSLFEVAQAQGVHESVRQDLGEIKKAVTGSKAFFLFAEDPKVSSEKRNAFVEATFKGVDKPLQNLLSILADKQQLALLPEIADYYTEHYNKFNNQQYMKVESVYALSSEELDKIGKAFIKRTGYKKLLIENVVNSTLIGGIRATIGTTVYDGSVANELTQLEKSFHKQ, from the coding sequence ATGGCTATCGTCCAGGATAAATATGCACAAAGTCTTTTTGAAGTAGCACAAGCACAAGGTGTACATGAAAGTGTACGTCAAGATCTTGGTGAAATTAAAAAAGCTGTAACAGGAAGCAAAGCATTCTTTTTATTTGCTGAAGATCCTAAAGTATCAAGTGAGAAGAGAAATGCATTCGTAGAGGCAACATTTAAAGGTGTGGACAAGCCATTACAAAACTTATTAAGCATTCTTGCAGATAAGCAGCAGCTTGCACTATTACCTGAAATTGCAGATTATTACACAGAACACTATAACAAGTTTAATAATCAGCAATACATGAAAGTTGAATCAGTATATGCATTATCAAGTGAAGAGCTTGATAAAATCGGAAAAGCGTTCATTAAACGTACAGGCTACAAAAAGTTATTAATTGAAAACGTAGTAAACAGCACTCTAATCGGTGGTATACGTGCAACAATTGGTACGACTGTTTATGATGGCTCTGTTGCAAATGAACTAACACAACTTGAAAAATCGTTTCACAAACAATAA
- a CDS encoding F0F1 ATP synthase subunit B — protein MKGALYLDFLLLGQAAEHTGVQWGTAAYTLVLFALLLFLLSKFAWGPLKNIMDERQAGITADLDNAKRQNEEAKHYAEENKALLAKTQQEVSVIMEDAKKQAKTQQEEIVHEANMRANKIVSDAQVEIENEKQRAIADINDRVAELSVLIAQKVINKEINEQDQKQLVREFIEEAGDK, from the coding sequence ATGAAAGGAGCGTTATACTTGGATTTCTTATTATTAGGTCAAGCAGCTGAGCACACTGGCGTACAGTGGGGAACAGCGGCATATACATTAGTATTATTTGCACTATTGCTATTCTTATTAAGCAAATTCGCATGGGGACCATTAAAGAACATTATGGACGAACGTCAAGCAGGGATTACAGCTGACCTTGACAATGCGAAACGTCAAAACGAAGAAGCTAAGCATTACGCTGAAGAAAATAAAGCGTTATTAGCTAAAACACAACAAGAAGTATCTGTCATTATGGAAGATGCTAAGAAACAAGCGAAAACACAGCAAGAAGAAATTGTTCATGAAGCAAATATGCGTGCAAACAAAATTGTTAGCGATGCACAAGTAGAAATTGAAAACGAAAAACAACGTGCGATTGCAGACATCAATGATCGTGTTGCTGAATTATCAGTACTAATTGCTCAAAAAGTGATTAACAAAGAAATCAATGAACAAGATCAAAAACAATTAGTAAGAGAGTTTATCGAAGAGGCAGGCGATAAATAA
- the atpE gene encoding F0F1 ATP synthase subunit C, protein MNLLAAAIAIGLAALGAGIGNGLIVSRTVEGVARQPEARGPLMTIMFIGVGLVEALPIIAVVVAFMVMNR, encoded by the coding sequence ATGAATTTATTAGCAGCAGCAATCGCAATTGGTTTAGCAGCATTAGGAGCAGGTATTGGTAACGGATTAATCGTATCTCGTACAGTTGAAGGTGTAGCACGTCAACCAGAAGCACGTGGTCCATTAATGACTATCATGTTCATCGGTGTAGGTTTAGTTGAGGCCCTTCCTATCATCGCAGTAGTAGTAGCATTCATGGTAATGAACCGTTAA
- the atpB gene encoding F0F1 ATP synthase subunit A, with the protein MGHVSPLYSLDLFGHEMIFDLSSMLMLTVTAAIVFLIAMFFTRNLSVRPHGKQNFIEWIFDFTRGIINSNMAWNKGGRFHFLAVTLLLFIFVANMLGLPFAIINGHTLWWKSPTADPTVTLTLSTLMVLLTHFYGVKMRGTGNYLKSFAQPVWFMVPFKIIEEFSSTLTLGLRLYGNIFAGEVLLGLLATLGTAGAAGMLGAAIPTLIWQGFSIFVGSIQAYIFVMLSMVYMSHKVSDDH; encoded by the coding sequence ATGGGACACGTATCACCCCTCTATAGTCTTGATTTATTCGGTCATGAAATGATATTTGATCTTTCATCGATGTTGATGCTTACGGTGACAGCAGCAATCGTTTTTTTAATAGCGATGTTCTTTACACGAAATTTAAGTGTAAGACCTCACGGTAAACAGAACTTTATTGAATGGATTTTTGACTTTACAAGAGGAATTATCAACAGTAACATGGCGTGGAATAAAGGTGGGCGTTTTCATTTCCTGGCTGTAACATTGTTATTATTTATCTTTGTTGCAAATATGCTGGGGTTACCATTTGCAATTATTAATGGTCACACATTATGGTGGAAATCTCCAACAGCAGACCCGACAGTTACATTAACACTTTCTACACTGATGGTGCTATTAACACATTTCTATGGTGTTAAGATGCGCGGTACTGGTAATTACTTAAAGAGTTTTGCTCAACCAGTATGGTTTATGGTGCCATTTAAAATCATCGAAGAATTTTCATCAACTTTAACGCTTGGTCTGCGTCTTTATGGTAACATTTTCGCAGGTGAAGTATTGCTCGGATTACTTGCAACGCTAGGTACAGCTGGAGCAGCTGGCATGCTAGGTGCAGCAATTCCAACTCTTATCTGGCAAGGTTTCTCAATTTTTGTAGGTTCAATTCAAGCCTATATCTTTGTAATGTTATCAATGGTTTATATGTCACATAAAGTGTCAGACGACCATTAA
- a CDS encoding ATP synthase subunit I: MSEFKTFFNLYLKYFLCLIILLAIIYIFYRNSFILGLIIGTIASAISSFVWHHNLLRAINSDVLYVSSGMGIRFLIAVMACLFWVRFPQSINLLGIALGLMLTYVMIIVHSVNSLKK; encoded by the coding sequence ATGTCAGAATTTAAGACATTTTTCAACTTGTATCTAAAGTATTTTTTGTGCTTGATAATTCTACTTGCTATTATTTATATTTTCTATAGAAATAGCTTCATATTAGGATTGATCATTGGTACAATTGCTTCGGCAATCAGTAGTTTTGTCTGGCATCACAATTTATTGCGAGCAATCAATAGTGATGTGCTCTATGTTTCGAGTGGTATGGGGATTCGCTTTTTAATAGCGGTCATGGCATGCCTCTTCTGGGTAAGATTTCCGCAAAGCATTAATTTGCTTGGAATCGCACTCGGCCTGATGTTAACGTATGTTATGATTATCGTACATTCTGTTAACAGTTTGAAAAAATAA
- the wecB gene encoding UDP-N-acetylglucosamine 2-epimerase (non-hydrolyzing) — translation MKKIMTIFGTRPEAIKMAPLVLALKNDPELEPIVVVTAQHREMLDQVLEIFGITPDYDLNIMKAGQTLSEVTSRVILGLEEVIKEARPDMILVHGDTTTTFAGSLAAFYNEVAIGHVEAGLRTWQKYSPFPEEMNRQMTGTLADLHFAPTDDAAQNLRNENKPEDRIVITGNTAIDALKTTVKSDYRSDILDSAGERRVILLTAHRRENIGQPMHNIFSAIRRIVDEFEDVEIVYPMHKNPKVREIAAEHLNNHDRIQLIEPLDVIDFHNFASRSHFILTDSGGVQEEAPSLGKPVLVLRDTTERPEGVKAGTLKLAGVEEEDIYQLTKSLLTDETLYQSMSKASNPYGDGETSQRICEHIKYYFSLTEEKPAPFKVGSK, via the coding sequence ATGAAGAAGATAATGACAATCTTTGGTACACGACCAGAAGCAATTAAGATGGCTCCCCTTGTATTGGCTTTAAAGAATGATCCAGAATTAGAACCGATCGTTGTTGTGACTGCACAACATCGTGAAATGCTGGATCAAGTACTTGAGATATTTGGAATTACTCCGGATTATGATTTGAACATTATGAAGGCAGGTCAAACACTGTCTGAAGTGACAAGCCGTGTTATCTTAGGATTAGAAGAAGTCATCAAAGAAGCGCGCCCTGATATGATTCTTGTACATGGAGACACAACAACGACATTTGCTGGAAGTCTTGCTGCTTTTTATAATGAAGTAGCGATTGGACATGTTGAAGCGGGGCTTAGAACTTGGCAGAAATACTCTCCATTCCCAGAAGAAATGAATAGACAAATGACAGGCACATTGGCAGACCTTCATTTTGCACCGACTGATGATGCAGCACAGAATCTTCGTAATGAAAATAAGCCTGAAGATAGAATTGTTATCACAGGTAATACTGCGATTGACGCTTTAAAGACGACGGTAAAGTCGGATTATCGTTCTGATATCTTAGACAGTGCAGGTGAGCGTAGAGTGATTCTATTAACTGCACATCGAAGAGAAAATATTGGTCAGCCAATGCATAATATCTTCAGTGCAATCAGAAGAATCGTGGACGAGTTTGAAGATGTTGAAATTGTCTACCCGATGCATAAAAATCCAAAAGTGCGTGAAATTGCTGCAGAACATTTAAATAATCATGACCGTATTCAATTGATTGAACCTTTAGATGTTATCGACTTCCATAATTTCGCAAGTCGCAGTCATTTTATTCTTACAGATTCGGGTGGCGTGCAAGAAGAAGCACCATCGTTAGGTAAGCCAGTGCTTGTGCTACGTGACACAACCGAACGTCCTGAAGGTGTTAAAGCTGGGACATTAAAGTTAGCGGGCGTTGAAGAAGAAGATATTTATCAATTAACAAAATCTTTGTTAACTGATGAGACATTATATCAATCCATGTCTAAAGCGAGCAATCCTTATGGCGATGGTGAAACTTCACAACGTATTTGTGAACATATTAAATATTATTTCAGCTTGACAGAAGAAAAACCTGCGCCATTTAAAGTTGGAAGCAAGTAA
- the upp gene encoding uracil phosphoribosyltransferase — MAKVHVFDHPLIQHKLSYIREESTGTKEFRELVDEVGMLMAYEVTRDLELDDVQIKTPVTEMTAKRLSGKKIAVVPILRAGLGMTEGVLKMIPAARVGHIGLYRDPETLQPVEYFAKMPQDIEERDFIVVDPMLATGGSAIEAINSLKKRGAVKIRFMCLVAAPEGVEALQKEHPDVDIYIAGLDEKLNDHGYIVPGLGDAGDRLFGTK, encoded by the coding sequence ATGGCGAAAGTCCATGTATTTGATCACCCCCTTATTCAACACAAATTAAGTTATATTCGAGAGGAGTCAACGGGTACGAAAGAGTTTCGTGAGCTTGTTGATGAAGTTGGTATGTTAATGGCATACGAAGTAACACGTGACCTTGAGCTAGATGACGTACAGATTAAGACACCAGTTACTGAGATGACAGCAAAACGCCTGTCAGGAAAAAAGATTGCAGTTGTCCCAATATTACGTGCCGGACTAGGCATGACTGAAGGTGTGCTGAAGATGATTCCTGCAGCGCGTGTCGGTCATATTGGTCTATATCGTGATCCTGAGACGCTTCAACCTGTAGAATATTTTGCAAAGATGCCACAAGACATTGAAGAGCGCGACTTTATTGTAGTGGATCCAATGCTTGCAACAGGTGGATCGGCAATAGAAGCAATTAACTCATTGAAGAAACGCGGTGCTGTAAAGATTAGATTTATGTGTCTCGTTGCTGCTCCAGAAGGTGTAGAAGCATTACAAAAAGAACATCCAGATGTAGATATTTATATTGCAGGACTAGATGAAAAACTCAATGATCATGGCTACATTGTTCCAGGATTGGGTGATGCAGGCGATCGATTGTTCGGGACTAAATAA
- the glyA gene encoding serine hydroxymethyltransferase has translation MSEIKQQDNQVFEAITKEFERQDHHIELIASENFVSKAVMEAQGSVLTNKYAEGYPHRRYYGGCEFVDIVEDLARNRIKELFGAEHVNVQPHSGSQANMAVYRVALKPGDTVLGMNLSHGGHLTHGSPVNFSGVDYNFVAYGVDEKTERIDYDVVRELAREHKPALIVAGTSAYSRTIDFEAFKMIADEVGAKLMVDMAHIAGLVAAGLHPNPVSHADFVTTTTHKTLRGPRGGMIICKEEYAKAIDKMIFPGIQGGPLMHVIAAKAVAFGEALTEDFKAYQQQVVLNAKTLADALTEKGLRIVSGGTDNHLMSIDVTSCNITGKVAERALDDVGITTNKNTIPFDKESPFVTSGIRIGTPAVTTRGFNEEDMKDIASIIADVLAHTEDETVKHNAKARVRAITEKYPLYK, from the coding sequence ATGTCAGAAATTAAACAGCAAGATAATCAAGTATTTGAAGCAATCACGAAAGAATTTGAGAGACAAGACCATCATATTGAATTAATTGCGTCTGAGAATTTTGTATCAAAAGCCGTGATGGAAGCACAAGGATCGGTTCTGACAAATAAATACGCTGAAGGCTACCCGCATCGTCGTTATTATGGTGGGTGTGAGTTTGTAGATATCGTTGAGGATTTAGCACGCAATCGTATTAAAGAGCTCTTTGGAGCGGAACATGTCAATGTACAACCGCATTCAGGTTCGCAGGCTAATATGGCCGTTTACCGTGTCGCTTTAAAACCTGGAGACACAGTTCTAGGAATGAATTTAAGCCATGGAGGTCACCTCACGCATGGTTCGCCAGTGAACTTTAGTGGTGTAGATTATAATTTTGTTGCTTATGGTGTAGATGAGAAAACAGAAAGAATTGATTATGATGTTGTTCGCGAACTTGCACGAGAACATAAACCTGCACTTATCGTTGCAGGCACATCAGCATATTCACGAACTATTGATTTTGAAGCGTTTAAAATGATTGCAGATGAAGTCGGTGCAAAACTGATGGTCGACATGGCACATATCGCAGGGCTTGTAGCTGCTGGTCTTCATCCGAATCCAGTATCTCATGCAGACTTTGTTACGACGACGACACATAAGACATTACGTGGACCTCGTGGTGGTATGATCATTTGTAAGGAAGAGTATGCAAAAGCGATCGATAAGATGATATTTCCTGGAATTCAAGGCGGACCATTGATGCATGTTATCGCAGCCAAAGCTGTCGCATTTGGTGAAGCGTTGACAGAAGACTTTAAAGCATATCAACAGCAAGTGGTACTTAATGCGAAGACATTAGCGGATGCTTTAACTGAAAAAGGATTACGCATTGTTTCTGGCGGCACAGACAATCACTTGATGAGTATAGATGTAACGAGCTGTAACATTACGGGTAAAGTCGCAGAGCGTGCACTTGACGATGTCGGCATTACTACAAATAAAAATACGATTCCATTTGATAAAGAAAGTCCATTCGTTACAAGTGGTATTAGAATTGGGACACCGGCTGTGACAACACGTGGATTTAATGAAGAAGACATGAAAGATATTGCATCGATTATTGCGGACGTGCTCGCTCATACAGAAGATGAAACAGTGAAGCATAATGCAAAGGCGCGTGTACGTGCAATAACAGAAAAATATCCATTATATAAATAA
- a CDS encoding TIGR01440 family protein, whose amino-acid sequence MNSLKQLMTELEAKDFFKEGQLCVIGCSTSEVIGEKIGTHSSDEVAAQFIEIFDDVHNRTGVDFCFQGCEHINRALTMEREVMLNYQLNEVTVVPAKQAGGSMSAAAYRHFKDPVVVEHVQADCGIDIGQTLIGMHIKHVQIPVRTTTKKVGGAVVTIATHRPKLIGGPRAQYK is encoded by the coding sequence ATGAATAGTCTTAAACAGTTGATGACAGAGCTAGAAGCAAAAGATTTCTTTAAAGAGGGCCAATTATGTGTAATCGGCTGTTCTACATCTGAGGTCATCGGTGAAAAAATCGGAACACATAGTTCTGATGAAGTTGCTGCACAGTTTATTGAAATATTTGATGATGTTCATAATAGAACGGGTGTGGATTTTTGTTTTCAAGGATGTGAACATATTAACCGAGCATTAACGATGGAACGAGAAGTTATGCTCAACTATCAGCTAAATGAAGTTACGGTTGTTCCTGCAAAACAAGCAGGGGGCAGTATGTCAGCAGCAGCTTATCGTCACTTTAAGGATCCTGTCGTAGTTGAACATGTCCAGGCAGACTGTGGTATTGATATTGGTCAGACGCTTATAGGAATGCATATTAAGCATGTACAGATTCCGGTAAGAACCACAACGAAAAAAGTGGGCGGGGCAGTAGTCACGATAGCAACACATCGTCCGAAATTAATTGGTGGGCCACGCGCTCAATATAAATAG
- the rpiB gene encoding ribose 5-phosphate isomerase B — MKIAIASDHGGFQYKEKIIELLQSQNIEYVDFGPPDETSVDYPDYAKPVAKNVVNGECDRGILICGTGIGMSIAANKVPGIRCALVHDVFTAQVTREHNNSNILAMGQRVIGEGLMLLIVQTWLDAEFEGGRHQKRIDKLAALESCNE; from the coding sequence TTGAAAATTGCAATCGCAAGTGATCATGGTGGATTTCAGTATAAAGAGAAAATCATTGAATTATTACAGTCCCAAAATATTGAATATGTTGATTTTGGCCCACCAGATGAAACATCTGTTGATTATCCTGATTATGCTAAGCCAGTTGCTAAGAATGTAGTGAATGGAGAATGTGACCGTGGAATCTTGATTTGTGGCACAGGTATTGGAATGAGCATCGCAGCGAATAAAGTGCCAGGTATTCGCTGTGCATTAGTGCACGATGTATTTACAGCGCAAGTGACGCGTGAGCATAACAACTCTAATATATTAGCAATGGGACAACGTGTGATAGGCGAAGGGCTAATGCTGTTAATTGTTCAGACATGGCTGGACGCTGAATTTGAAGGGGGTCGCCACCAGAAGAGGATTGATAAATTAGCAGCGCTGGAGTCTTGCAATGAATAG